The following proteins are co-located in the Sulfurospirillum deleyianum DSM 6946 genome:
- a CDS encoding HesA/MoeB/ThiF family protein codes for MQCLEFLRTHLIEGFLPLQTSFEAMKHFTCNFRDVEQCALENNILPLRYKRNQKTFSTQDQYTLFKAKVLIVGCGGLGGFVSEMLARIGVGELILCDGDVFEEHNLNRQNFSSIKTLGRNKAEVLKEKLEEINPALHVKTKTTFLRLPEERELLEKVDVIVDALDNPNLKCLLALCAQAINKPFVHAAIGGYYSQFATQTTLEHLYAQEGDGIETQLGNPSFTVCFAASIQSVEVVKLLLKKPHLTHFLMGDLWEYEMTHLSLR; via the coding sequence ATGCAGTGTTTAGAATTTTTACGTACTCACCTTATTGAGGGTTTTTTACCACTTCAAACCAGTTTTGAAGCCATGAAACACTTTACATGTAACTTTCGTGATGTTGAGCAATGCGCTCTTGAAAACAACATTTTGCCGTTACGATACAAGCGAAATCAAAAAACATTCTCAACGCAAGATCAATATACCCTTTTTAAAGCTAAAGTGCTGATTGTAGGGTGTGGAGGATTGGGTGGATTTGTCAGTGAAATGCTCGCACGCATTGGTGTAGGAGAGCTTATTTTGTGCGATGGAGACGTTTTTGAAGAGCACAATCTCAACCGCCAAAACTTTTCATCCATTAAAACACTCGGACGCAACAAAGCCGAGGTACTCAAAGAAAAACTTGAAGAGATAAATCCAGCGTTACATGTAAAAACAAAAACAACCTTTTTACGCCTTCCAGAAGAGCGTGAACTGCTAGAAAAAGTCGATGTGATTGTCGATGCGTTAGACAATCCCAACCTTAAATGCCTTCTTGCTTTATGTGCACAAGCCATCAATAAACCTTTTGTTCATGCCGCTATTGGTGGATATTACAGCCAATTTGCAACCCAAACAACCTTAGAGCATCTCTACGCTCAAGAAGGCGATGGTATAGAGACGCAATTAGGCAATCCTTCGTTTACGGTCTGCTTTGCTGCCTCAATTCAAAGCGTAGAAGTGGTAAAATTACTTTTAAAGAAACCTCACTTAACACACTTTTTAATGGGAGATTTATGGGAATATGAAATGACCCATCTTTCATTACGCTAA